In Canis lupus baileyi chromosome 15, mCanLup2.hap1, whole genome shotgun sequence, one genomic interval encodes:
- the TAS2R5 gene encoding taste receptor type 2 member 5, with protein sequence MLTAALPLLMMVAVVEFLIGLVGNGVLMVWSFGEWVRKFNGSSYNLIVLGLAVCRFLLQCLIMMDLSLFPFFQSSCWLHYLSIFWILVSQASLWFATFLSVFYCRKIMTLEHPVCLWLKQRAYCLSLWCLLVYLMISLLLVAHIGLKPYNPSQGNSSILYPLKSWHYLYIVKLNAGSGLPLMVFLVSSGMLIVSLYRHHKKMEVHTAGRRDAQAKAHITVLKSLGCFLILHVIYILASPFSITSKSSADLLVVFISETVMAAYPSLHSVILILGNPRMKQTCQRILWKTVCAWKS encoded by the coding sequence ATGCTGACTGCTGCCCTACCACTGCTGATGATGGTGGCAGTGGTTGAATTTCTCATTGGCTTGGTGGGAAATGGAGTCCTTATGGTCTGGAGTTTTGGTGAATGGGTCAGAAAATTCAACGGGTCCTCATACAACCTCATTGTCCTGGGCCTGGCTGTCTGCCGATTTCTCCTGCAGTGTCTGATTATGATGGACTTAAGCCTGTTTCCatttttccagagtagctgttgGCTTCACTATCTCAGTATCTTCTGGATCCTGGTAAGCCAGGCCAGCCTGTGGTTTGCCACTTTCCTCAGCGTCTTCTACTGCAGGAAGATCATGACCCTTGAACATCCTGTCTGCTTGTGGCTGAAGCAGAGGGCCTATTGCCTGAGTCTCTGGTGCCTTCTGGTGTACCTCATGATCAGTTTGTTACTTGTAGCACACATTGGCTTAAAGCCCTATAATCCTTCTCAAGGCAACAGCAGCATTCTGTACCCCCTTAAAAGCTGGCACTACCTGTATATAGTAAAGCTCAACGCAGGAAGTGGATTGCCTCTCATggtgtttcttgtttcttctggTATGCTGATTGTCTCTTTGTATAGACACCACAAGAAGATGGAGGTACATACAGCTGGTAGGAGAGATGCTCAGGCCAAGGCTCACATCACTGTACTGAAGTCCTTGGGCTGCTTCCTTATCCTTCATGTGATTTATATCCTGGCCAGCCCCTTTTCCATTACCTCCAAGTCTTCTGCTGATCTCCTCGTTGTCTTCATCTCTGAGACAGTCATGGCTGCCTATCCTTCTCTTCATTCTGTCATTCTGATCCTGGGGAATCCCAGGATGAAGCAGACTTGTCAGAGAATTCTGTGGAAGACAGTGTGTGCTTGGAAATCCTAG